Proteins found in one Exiguobacterium sp. 9-2 genomic segment:
- a CDS encoding efflux RND transporter permease subunit: MNFLTRFSLKNSVAVFIIAILLVLGGVYSFSKLKVDQFPEIEFPQISVETVYPGASPDDVDKQVVSKLETALKGIEGATKLTSSSYESIGILNIEFPFDTDMDKVEQQIDAAIQDANLPEEATTKLNRLSFGSFPIYNISFFSKDGKDIEKILKDDIEPELNKIPGINSVSVGGYKDDLVQITVDNQKATEAGLSLSSIKEQINGKYVSFPSGQLSENDSKIPIRVEEKLENLDKLKNLQLTPVAGATSSASSDQTGGSSAGGPPQGATQGPPSTTGGAATDQASEPAEPIRLEDIAKIEAVSQQSEKTRYDLKDSLSMAITKKQDANTVEIADEVTKILNKYDDQVDYTIGIDSAKDIEESVATLVKEGLLGALFASLAVLLFLRNIRATIIAIVSIPLSLLIAAIFLNWQDISLNIMTLGGMAVAVGRVVDDSIVVIENIFRRVRKSESGMTDEIIEQSTKEILKAITSSTLTTVVVFLPIGFVGGITGKFFLPFALTIIFSLLASLLVAITIVPILAKFAFKKVPAEEKEGALQRWYGKLIEKSLSHKATILIVSFILLGGSLAIVPRLGFTFIPNEASKTLTASLELPAATSLEKTSDVSFEMENMFDKEQAIADVTTSVGARDFTTGLRLDNKASYFLNLKDGANVEKTIKSLETQMEDIAQEENVNVKISVAELSTGGPPSNNNVDVDLFSNDLEALQKAAKLVEDNMSKNSDLKYITNNFSEKQKQFLVEIDPEKASDRGLSGFQILGTVNDQTKPVTVGTLNLDNKDQDVQLSYEKGLVSKKDLEDVQLFSANGPVALTDVATVKEVETFTSIQKLDGKVYARVSGQIKGDDVQNVSNAVKTEVEKINLPDGVSLTSGGGNDDTVEIFQSLGIAIVVAIGLVYLTMLITFGKARIPFIILSSLIFVPIGSLVTLFLANEPLSVSVMIGFLMLIGIVTTNAIVLVDRIGQNVGRGMPIRESLIEAGKTRLRPILMTAFATIMALVPLALTTSSGTLISKGLALTVIGGLTTSTLLTLIIVPVVYELFFFKKAKKERTTN; the protein is encoded by the coding sequence ATGAACTTTTTAACCCGATTCAGTTTAAAGAATTCGGTGGCTGTTTTCATCATCGCCATTCTTTTAGTTTTAGGAGGCGTCTATTCTTTCTCGAAATTAAAAGTCGATCAGTTCCCAGAAATCGAATTTCCTCAAATCTCTGTTGAAACAGTATATCCTGGTGCTTCGCCCGACGATGTCGATAAACAAGTCGTCTCGAAGCTTGAAACTGCCTTGAAAGGAATCGAAGGAGCTACTAAGCTGACAAGCTCTTCTTATGAAAGCATCGGTATCTTAAACATCGAATTCCCGTTCGATACTGATATGGATAAAGTCGAACAACAGATTGATGCTGCAATCCAAGATGCGAATCTACCAGAGGAAGCAACAACGAAATTAAATCGTCTGTCCTTTGGATCGTTCCCAATCTATAATATCTCTTTCTTTAGTAAGGATGGTAAAGACATCGAAAAAATCCTCAAGGACGATATCGAACCTGAACTTAATAAGATTCCAGGAATCAATAGCGTTTCCGTTGGTGGCTACAAAGATGATCTCGTTCAAATCACCGTCGATAATCAGAAAGCAACAGAAGCAGGACTCTCGCTCTCAAGTATCAAGGAACAAATCAACGGAAAGTATGTCTCGTTCCCATCTGGTCAGCTATCAGAAAACGATTCAAAAATACCGATTCGCGTTGAGGAAAAACTAGAAAATCTAGATAAACTAAAAAATCTACAATTGACACCCGTTGCAGGTGCGACTAGTTCAGCTAGTAGCGATCAAACAGGTGGTTCATCTGCTGGCGGTCCACCACAAGGTGCAACACAAGGACCACCAAGTACAACAGGTGGAGCAGCTACAGATCAGGCGTCTGAACCTGCAGAACCGATTCGTCTAGAAGATATTGCAAAAATCGAAGCAGTCTCGCAACAAAGCGAAAAAACACGTTACGATTTAAAAGATTCCTTATCGATGGCAATCACGAAAAAACAAGATGCCAATACGGTCGAAATCGCAGATGAAGTCACGAAGATCCTTAATAAATATGACGATCAAGTCGACTATACGATTGGGATCGATTCAGCGAAGGATATCGAGGAATCCGTCGCGACACTCGTCAAAGAAGGATTACTTGGTGCCCTCTTTGCCTCTCTCGCTGTACTCTTGTTCTTACGAAATATTCGCGCAACGATTATTGCCATCGTCTCGATTCCTTTATCGTTACTCATTGCTGCTATCTTCTTGAACTGGCAAGATATTTCTCTGAACATCATGACACTTGGCGGGATGGCCGTTGCGGTCGGTCGTGTCGTTGATGATAGTATCGTCGTTATCGAGAACATCTTCCGGCGTGTTCGAAAATCCGAATCCGGTATGACGGATGAGATCATCGAACAATCGACAAAAGAGATTCTAAAAGCAATCACGTCATCGACGCTAACGACCGTCGTCGTCTTCCTGCCAATCGGATTCGTAGGTGGAATCACTGGTAAGTTCTTCTTACCGTTTGCTTTGACAATTATTTTCTCATTACTTGCTTCACTACTCGTTGCGATCACGATCGTACCGATTCTTGCGAAATTTGCCTTTAAGAAGGTTCCAGCAGAAGAAAAAGAAGGTGCTCTTCAACGGTGGTATGGCAAGCTGATTGAAAAGTCACTCTCGCATAAGGCGACGATCTTAATTGTATCGTTCATTCTTCTCGGCGGTTCTCTAGCGATCGTTCCACGTCTCGGCTTTACGTTCATTCCGAACGAAGCCTCAAAGACACTAACGGCATCGCTTGAACTTCCGGCTGCCACATCGCTCGAGAAAACGAGCGACGTCTCATTTGAGATGGAAAATATGTTTGATAAAGAACAAGCAATCGCTGACGTCACGACGTCTGTCGGAGCACGAGACTTTACGACAGGCTTACGTCTCGATAATAAAGCAAGTTATTTCTTGAACCTGAAGGACGGCGCGAACGTTGAGAAAACGATCAAATCACTTGAGACACAGATGGAAGACATCGCTCAAGAGGAAAACGTCAATGTCAAAATCAGCGTAGCTGAATTATCAACAGGTGGTCCTCCGTCGAACAACAACGTCGATGTCGACCTGTTCTCGAACGATCTCGAAGCGCTTCAAAAAGCTGCGAAATTAGTCGAGGATAATATGTCCAAAAATAGTGATTTAAAATATATCACAAACAACTTCAGCGAAAAACAAAAGCAATTCCTCGTTGAAATTGATCCTGAAAAAGCAAGTGATCGTGGACTATCCGGCTTCCAGATCCTTGGGACCGTCAATGATCAAACCAAGCCTGTTACTGTTGGCACGTTGAATCTTGATAATAAAGATCAAGATGTACAATTGTCTTATGAAAAAGGACTCGTTTCGAAGAAAGATCTCGAAGACGTCCAACTGTTCTCAGCAAACGGTCCTGTTGCTCTAACAGATGTCGCGACCGTTAAAGAAGTTGAGACCTTCACATCAATTCAGAAGCTCGACGGAAAAGTATATGCTCGCGTTTCCGGACAAATTAAAGGAGACGACGTACAAAACGTTTCTAATGCTGTAAAAACAGAGGTCGAAAAAATTAATTTACCAGACGGTGTCTCGTTGACAAGTGGTGGTGGGAATGATGATACAGTCGAAATCTTCCAGTCCCTCGGAATCGCGATTGTCGTTGCAATCGGGCTTGTTTACCTGACGATGCTGATCACGTTCGGAAAAGCACGAATTCCGTTCATCATCTTGTCTTCACTGATTTTTGTTCCAATCGGTTCACTCGTCACGCTCTTCTTGGCAAATGAACCATTATCGGTCAGTGTCATGATCGGCTTCTTGATGTTAATTGGTATCGTCACCACGAATGCCATCGTTCTCGTCGACCGTATTGGTCAAAACGTTGGTCGTGGTATGCCAATTCGCGAATCATTGATTGAAGCGGGTAAAACACGATTGCGTCCAATCCTGATGACCGCATTCGCAACGATCATGGCATTGGTACCACTCGCATTAACAACTTCTTCAGGGACATTGATCTCAAAAGGTCTCGCCCTAACAGTTATTGGGGGGT